Proteins co-encoded in one Cupriavidus nantongensis genomic window:
- a CDS encoding MBL fold metallo-hydrolase yields the protein MKALLIPVTPFQQNCSLLIDESTGAAAVCDPGGDLDRIRAAVSEQGVTLEKIFLTHGHVDHCAGAAALSRELGIPIEGPHQDERFWIEQLPEQTRRFGFGHAESFEPDRWLENGDTVQFGNETLEVYHCPGHTPGHVVFFSRPNRLAVVGDVLFAGSIGRTDFPRGNHADLIRSIRTRLWPLGEDVTFIPGHGPVSTFGDERRNNPFVADHVVDAA from the coding sequence ATGAAAGCCCTGCTCATTCCCGTCACGCCCTTCCAGCAGAACTGTTCGCTGCTGATCGATGAAAGCACCGGCGCCGCCGCGGTCTGCGATCCCGGCGGCGATCTCGACCGCATCCGCGCGGCGGTGTCAGAGCAAGGCGTCACACTGGAAAAGATCTTCCTGACGCACGGCCACGTCGACCATTGCGCCGGCGCCGCGGCGCTGTCGCGCGAACTCGGCATCCCGATCGAGGGCCCGCACCAGGACGAGCGCTTCTGGATCGAGCAGCTGCCCGAGCAGACGCGCCGCTTCGGCTTCGGCCACGCCGAGAGCTTCGAGCCCGACCGCTGGCTCGAGAACGGCGACACCGTGCAGTTCGGCAACGAAACCCTGGAGGTCTATCACTGCCCCGGCCATACCCCGGGCCACGTGGTGTTCTTCTCGCGTCCCAACCGGCTGGCCGTGGTCGGCGACGTGCTGTTCGCCGGCTCGATCGGCCGCACCGACTTCCCGCGCGGCAACCACGCCGACCTGATCCGCTCGATCCGCACGCGGCTGTGGCCGCTGGGCGAGGACGTGACCTTTATCCCCGGGCACGGCCCGGTCTCGACCTTCGGCGACGAGCGCCGCAACAACCCGTTCGTCGCCGATCACGTGGTCGACGCGGCCTGA
- a CDS encoding septal ring lytic transglycosylase RlpA family protein, translating into MLRISALPKRWQQLAKLGACTACAVVLAACATPPESDIAGTDAGDAVPTRAAKNSKPARTERAEAKPAARAPDTGSWNLFGYDPDEGRSGNSLEGLRADIGTFEQRGEASWYGKGFHGRKTANGERFDMRAMTAAHPSLPLDSWVLVRNLRNNKVAVLRINDRGPYHGNRVLDVSYGAARRLGFVERGATNVEIRRLTRTEVAALGPQVDAGGTEAGDGSGDDDVSVPELANSLAPAKAGKAKASGKTVKRKRR; encoded by the coding sequence ATGTTACGGATCTCCGCTCTCCCCAAGCGCTGGCAACAGCTGGCCAAGCTCGGCGCCTGCACCGCATGCGCCGTGGTGCTGGCCGCCTGTGCCACGCCGCCCGAAAGCGATATCGCCGGCACCGACGCCGGCGATGCCGTGCCCACGCGCGCGGCAAAAAACAGCAAGCCCGCCCGGACCGAGCGCGCCGAGGCCAAGCCCGCCGCGCGCGCGCCCGACACCGGCAGCTGGAACCTGTTCGGCTATGACCCCGACGAAGGCCGCAGCGGCAACTCGCTCGAAGGGCTGCGCGCCGACATCGGCACGTTCGAGCAGCGCGGCGAGGCCTCGTGGTACGGCAAGGGCTTCCACGGCCGCAAGACCGCCAACGGCGAGCGCTTCGACATGCGCGCCATGACCGCGGCGCATCCGTCGCTGCCGCTGGACAGCTGGGTGCTGGTGCGCAACCTGCGCAACAACAAGGTCGCGGTGCTGCGCATCAATGACCGCGGCCCGTACCACGGCAACCGCGTGCTGGATGTGTCCTACGGCGCGGCGCGCCGCCTGGGCTTTGTCGAGCGCGGTGCCACCAACGTCGAGATCCGCCGCCTGACCCGCACCGAAGTTGCCGCGCTGGGCCCGCAGGTCGATGCCGGCGGCACCGAGGCCGGCGACGGCAGTGGCGATGACGACGTGTCCGTGCCGGAACTGGCCAATTCGCTGGCGCCCGCCAAGGCGGGCAAGGCCAAGGCCAGCGGCAAGACCGTCAAGCGCAAGCGCCGCTGA